From Stegostoma tigrinum isolate sSteTig4 chromosome 1, sSteTig4.hap1, whole genome shotgun sequence:
ctgcaccTCATTGTAAGTTGAGTATTTAACAAACGCTTGGTGACTAAGTGAAGTCAAATTAATCCTCAATTCTACATTTGAGAAGAGGGTAGTTAACAGAAAATGTTTTTGCAAGAAACTTAAACACAGATTAAGGTAGCATTTAGAAATGGTATAACTGTAACATTGTATATTTATCATTGGATTTTACTTATTTCAGGTATTTCCTGAAGTCAGAGCGATCATTGATTTAAACATCTTCAAGGACAAGGCAAATGAGGCATTGAATATTATTCAATCAGGCAAATCAATTGAAAAGTGTAAGAATTATGGAAATAGTTATGAAGTTATTGATTCATTTGAAAAGATTAATGACATTCACACACAGTTGTTGAAACTTAAGATGAGGCCCTCTGGAGTGGAACCTTCCAGGTCCTCTCGAACAGAAACTTGCAGGTCCTCTGGAGCAAAATCGACCAGGCCTTCAGGCACAGAGTCCTCCAGACCTTCTGATGACACCACCACCAGGTCTCCTGATGCAGAGTCCGCCAGGTCTTCTTCCAATTTTGAGGTACCAGTAAATGAAACAATTCTGAATTACATTACAGAGATTTATGGGGGCATGTTGCAAAAGTTAGAGAAAGACTTTGATGTTTCCATGAAGAAGATCTGTTCTGGAGACAGCGTTATTACAGTCCAGTATGTAAATAACAAGAATGGTTCAGTGTCCCGTGGAGCAACAGATTCATTTGTGACTCTGTTTCAACAAATTGCTACGAACTTAAAAATGGAAGTGATAAAGAACCCAGGTAGAAGAACAATAAAAAAAGATACTGGAGCATCTCTGCAAAAGAAGTTTCCAAAGGTTTTGCTTACTACTAAGGATACAGAGTTTGTTATAATTGGAGAGCCTGCTGATGTCATTAGCTGCGCACATATCCTGAAATTTCAACTCGGCCACTTggatacctattcagttcctgaTGCTGCAAGTTCAAATAAGAAGTCACCTTTGACATCGGAATTGAAGTCTAAGTTGTATTCGGCTTCAGCAAGTAAATTGGAGGCTGGAGTTGAGGACTCGATCTGCCCAAATTGTGGTCGAGTAAGTGAAGATCAAGAAACTTTAAGAAAATGTAAGCATTCATTCTGTAAGGACTGCAAAAATATGGCTTTTAAACCCAAGTTTGCATGTCCCATGTGTGAAGAATTTGGTTCTGCCAGGCCTTCTGACATCAATTCCACCAGGTCCTCTTCCAATTTTGAGTTCCCAGTAAATGAAACAATTCTGAATTACATTACAGTGATTTATGGGGGCATGTTGCAAAAGTTAGAGAAAGACTTTGATGTTTCCTTGAAGATGATCCCTTCTGGAGACAATGTTATTACAGTCCAGTATGTAAGTAACAAGAATGGTTCAGTGTCCCGTGGAGCAACAGATTCATTTGTGACTCTGTTTCAGCAAATTGCTACGAACTTAAAAATGGAAGTGATAAAGAACCCAGGTAGAAGAACAATAAAAAAAGACACTGGAGCATCTCTGCAAAAGAAATTTCCAAAGGTTTTGCTTACTACTAAGGATACAGAGTTTGTTATAATTGGAGAGCCTGCTGATGTCATTAGCTGCGCACATACCCTGAAATCTGAATTTAGCCATCTggatacctattcagttcctgaTACTACAAGTTCAAGCAGGAGGTCAGCTTCAACATCGGAATACAAGTCTAAAGTGTATTCTGCTTCAGCAAGTAAATTGGAGGCTGGAGTTGAGGACTCGACCTGCCCAATTTGTTTGGAAGAAATTGAAGATCGAGAAACTTTAAAAAAGTGCAAACATTCATTCTGTAAGGACTGCATAAATGAGGCTTTTAAAACAAAGTCTGCATGTCCTATTTGTGGAGAATTGTAtggtgagataataggaactcaACCTGAGGGTGGCAGGATGACTTCGAGAAACCTGCCAGTACGCCTTCCTGGTTATGAAAAATGTGAAACAATTGAGATACACTATACAATACCAGATGGCATTCAGGGGGTGAGTAATTGTCTTGCTATAGCCTCAACATTGTATTAAAGATATGATCATAGACTAGTACAGGAGGAAACCAATCAGCGCATTCCATCTATCCACACACTATCCTTTATCCTTGGAGCCGCtttagtaaatctcttctgtatccCTTCCAAAACCGTCAAGTATTTCTTCAAGTAATTGCCCAAATGCCCAAAAAGTACTCTAGCTGGGCCAAAGCTGAGCTTATGTATGTTTAACATATGTTGCTGGTTTATGTCTGTGCTTACAAGACCCAGGAACTTACATTCTTCATTAACTATTTCTAAATCCGTACACAAACAtctccacgtctctctctctctttgtaccCCGTTGTTTAAAGTTTTTTTATTCTTTAACgggatgaggacgtcactggccaggcagcatttattgaccatccctaattgcccagagggcagttcagaatcaaccacattgctctgggtctggtgtcacatgtaggccagaccaggtaaggatggcagttcccttcccttaaggacataaCTGAACCcagtgggtttttctgacaattgataatggattgacggtcatcattagatttttaaagtTACTAGTGCCTCTTTTCATTCTTTGTGGAACAGCATATCACCTTATACTTTCCAGTTCACTGAGTCTCCTCCCATACCATCGATCTCCTCTCGTTCTTTTagcatatctctctattccctttcttctCATGTACTCCTCTTATTTGCTTCTGAAAGCATCTAGGATATTTGCCTCCAATTGCTTCCTGTAGTAATAATCTTCACATTTAACTAcgctctggatgaagaaatttcacttTATATTTTCCATTAAAGTTAATTTTttcaattcactcatgggacacaggcattgctggttggccagcatttattgcccatgccagttgcccttgaaggtggttgtgagctgccttcataaACTTCcacagttcacctgctgtgggttgctgcacgtaccattagggagggaattcctggatgtTAACCTCACGACAGTGAAGTAATAGCAACTTTATTGCCAAGTCATGAtgttgagtggctttgaggggaacttgcagatggtagtaTTCCTGCATactttctgcccttgtccttctagatggaagtggttttggatttggaaggtactgtccaaGGATCttgtggtgaatttctgtagtgcgtCACATAGAGTTGGTGCCTCAACCAGTCTCTTGGTGGCTCGTGGTGGTGTCTCAGCCCGGTCACTTTTCAGCTCAAACCAGTATCTCCAGCGCATGAACGGGTCTCGCCCAAGCATTTTTTTGGAGGTGCCAAGGGGAGATTGGGGGTGTGGCAGACTTGGCTGCAGCAGTGATGGCAGGAAGAGCGAACGATGAGGGAGATCCCCCAGTGTTTGCAGCGGCAGGGTGTCGGGAACAGACAGCTGAGGGCTCCTGGAGAGTGAGAAAGGCAAAGActgctgaacttttaacttaattcctttatttataGCTAAAATTAAGAAGGATTTTATGTTAACTATtactttatttctgtattttttctGTTTATTCTATGAAGGTAACGCATATCTTTTTAACTCCGTTTCTGTTTAATTACTTTGTACCGAAGTTTTttatacctaggtacctttgtagcTGAGGTGGCACTGTGTGTGACAACGTTATACACTTTGAACTGCTCTCccgtatttcagtacatgtgacaataaaatctaaatctaaagttcgtacatgctgctgccactgcgcatcagtggtggagggattggatgattgtggatgcagtgccaaacaAGTGGATTGCTTCATTCATGGTGTCAGGCTTCTCGAGAGTTGTTGGGTTTGTacccatccagtcaagtggggagtattccatcacactcctgacttgtgccttgtagatggtgcacaggctttgggaagttagGCGGTGAGTTGCTGACTATAATATTCctaggctctgacctgctctgatagccactgcatttacgtggcgagtccagttgagtttctagtcaatggtgacTCCACGAGTATGATAGTGACTGAAtcagtgatgctaacaccatAGAAAGTCAtaaggtggtggttagattgtccccTATTAGAAATGGCCTttgcctgtcatttgtgtggtgtgaatgtcagtCCAATGCAGaccttgttacatttgaacatggactgcatcagtatcaGAGGAGCCATGAAAggtgcagaacattgtgcaaccagtagtgaatatctccacttctgacctttgaTGGAGGAAAAGCATGAAGAAACAGCTAAAGATGGTCAGACTGAGGACACcatcctgaagaactcctgcagagatgtcctggagctgagatgctgACCTAAAACAATTGAAACCATCTTATGTGTcgtgtatgactccaaccagcagagcgTTTGCCCCGATACTTATTAAGTCCAGTTTagccaggactccttgatgccatacttggttgaatgtggctttgatgtcaaGAACTGTAATTCTGttctcacatttggaattcaattcttttgtcGATACTCGAACCCCACGGCcacaatgaggtcaggaacttgctggtcctggcagaacccaaactgggcatcattgaaCAAATTATTGCTGTGCAGGTGCTGctggatagcactgttgatgacaccttccgtcactttattgatgatcaagaatagactgattGGGTAGTAGTTGCCTGTGTtggaattgtcctgctttttacgtaCAGGATATACTTAAGCAATTGtccacattgttgagtagatgccagtgttgtaaatgtactggaagagcttgactAGGGGCATGGCAACTTCTGgcacacaagtcttcagtactattgtcagaatgctgtcagggccaGTACCTTTGCAGGATCCAGTGTCTCAAACCACTTCTCGGTATCCCTTCAAGTGAATCAAGTAGTCTGAGGTTTGTCAGGTATCTGAAATCCTGGTGACCACTGGATGAAGCCAAGCTAAGCTTcatccttatcttttgcacaAATGTATTGTGCTTCCCACCATCGAGGATGGGGATAGTTTTAGagccgcctcctccagtgagttgtttaatcgtcCACCACCTTTCCTGAATGGATATGGAAGGACAGAAGAGCTTAGAGTTGACCCAATGATTATGGGATCACGTAGCTTTGCCAGTCACTTGCTTTTCTGCTCTTTGGtgtacaagtagtcctgtttctCAGcatcaccaggttggcacctcattttcaggtatgcctggtgctgctcctggcatgtttccctgcacTCTCAATTTGAACCAGCATTGATCTCCTGGCTTGGTAACGGTTGAGTGGGGGAATATGCCTGGTCAGGacattacagattgtgctggtgtAGAATTCTACTCCAGCTGgcggcccacagcgcctcatgaaTGCCGAGATCTTGAGTTGCTCGATCTGTTCAAAGTTTGGCCTActtagtgccacacaacacagtggAGATTATTCtccaatgtgaaggcaggactttgtctctaaagggactgtgcaatggtcactcttaccgatagtgtcatggacaaatgcatctgcagctggcacattggcaaggatgaggtcaagtatgttttttcacCTAGTTGGAACCTCCACCATCATCCATCTTGATCAGTCGTGCAGCTGCCAAGCCACTTTTGGTGGTGGACCGCAGTACATTTTGTGCCGTTGCCACCCTCAGGTCTTCGTGCAAGTGTTGGTCAACATTGGGgagactgattcatcagccaagggggGATGATATGTGGTAGGTTTCCCTGCCCATGTTTAATTTGAACCTTGAAACCTCAGAGAGTCCACagccaatgttgaggactcccagggcaactccctcctgattgTATTCCACTGTGCTGTCACCTCTGCTGGACCTGTTTTGTCAATGAGGCAGGacacatccagggatggtgatggtgatgcctgtccagtatgattccatgagtataacTGGGAGGCTttcccaatgttggcactagTTCCAGACCTTAAcaaggaggattttgcagagtCAACAGGACCATTTCTGCTGTTGTATTTTCCTGTGCCTAGGTTGACTCCAGGTGGTCtgtccattttcatttctttattgagTCTTCATAGTGATTGATACAATTGAGTGGGtagcaaggccatttcagagggtagttgggtggcaaccacattgctctgcatctggagtcacgtgtagccTGGACtctgaggatggcagatttccttccttaaaggacgttagtgagccaGATCAGTTTCCCGATAAtagttttcatggtcatcattagattcttaattccagattagaatttgaattcaaattccattaaccgccatggtgggattcgaacacgGGACCCCAGAACaatagctgagtttctggatcaaTAGTCTAGCAAAAATACCACTGGGTCACTGCTAGTAATTATTACTAGTATTACAATTATTAATAACTATCTGGTATTCATTGCCTCTAATGTAGAACTCAACCGCAAGTGAAAATATTCTCTCATTGCTATGTTCCCACCTATTTATAAGTTTAAAGACCTCTATCAGACctccagattttcttttatccGATGAAATAAGTCCAAGCTTGTTTTGTCTTTTCCAGTCACTGTATTCCCTCAATTCTCTTGCCATCCTTATAAACCTTTGTTTTCTTGcgatttttttaaatataattttttgTGGTGTTTTTGACCTTTTACTGTATGGAATTCAGAATTGTGTACAGTAAtcaaaatgcagattaattcCAGTACGTGTAGTGTACATGGCCTTTTGAAATCACTTGTTAGGAAAATTGATGCCGATGGAATGAAAGTAGcagcatggatacaaaattagccgAACGATAGAAAACCGTGGTTAAGGATAGATCTGTTTTCAGTCTAGAGAATGCTGTCTGATAGATTCCAGTGCTCAATACAGCTATTTTTTTTATTGCATATTATTGACTTGGATAAGGTGCAAGATGCCATTTTAAATTGGCAGATGATGCAAAATTTCGAAGTGTAGTCCAGTCAGGCAGATAATAATAGACCTGAAGAGGATGCAGACTGGTTGCTTAAATGGGAGGACACGTGACTGATAAAATTCAATGCAGCAAAGTGTGGTTGATGCATTTTGGTATGAAAAATATAGGAAAAATGTTGCCACATTCCAAATGCTTCAATTATGAAAGGgatgaaagaaaaatgagaaCTTTGGATATTTGTAAACTTCCTTTGGGATGACATAACATACATAGCTTTATAACTGGAGGCATGGGAACATAAATCAGGAGGTTACACTGAAACTATATAAACACTAGTTTGACCCAAACACTAGTTTGACCCAGCTTTTGTACAGCTTGCAAAGGACAAGATGAGGTTA
This genomic window contains:
- the si:dkey-3h3.3 gene encoding E3 ubiquitin-protein ligase DTX3L; its protein translation is MEVFPEVRAIIDLNIFKDKANEALNIIQSGKSIEKCKNYGNSYEVIDSFEKINDIHTQLLKLKMRPSGVEPSRSSRTETCRSSGAKSTRPSGTESSRPSDDTTTRSPDAESARSSSNFEVPVNETILNYITEIYGGMLQKLEKDFDVSMKKICSGDSVITVQYVNNKNGSVSRGATDSFVTLFQQIATNLKMEVIKNPGRRTIKKDTGASLQKKFPKVLLTTKDTEFVIIGEPADVISCAHILKFQLGHLDTYSVPDAASSNKKSPLTSELKSKLYSASASKLEAGVEDSICPNCGRVSEDQETLRKCKHSFCKDCKNMAFKPKFACPMCEEFGSARPSDINSTRSSSNFEFPVNETILNYITVIYGGMLQKLEKDFDVSLKMIPSGDNVITVQYVSNKNGSVSRGATDSFVTLFQQIATNLKMEVIKNPGRRTIKKDTGASLQKKFPKVLLTTKDTEFVIIGEPADVISCAHTLKSEFSHLDTYSVPDTTSSSRRSASTSEYKSKVYSASASKLEAGVEDSTCPICLEEIEDRETLKKCKHSFCKDCINEAFKTKSACPICGELYGEIIGTQPEGGRMTSRNLPVRLPGYEKCETIEIHYTIPDGIQGAEHPHPGQRYYGTTRIAYLPDNAEGRKVYKLLKRAFDQRLIFTVGTSSTTGRSNVVTWNDIHHKTNTAGGPSMFGYPDPTYLVRVQDELKAKGIF